A genomic window from Rhizobium sp. Pop5 includes:
- a CDS encoding ROK family transcriptional regulator, which translates to MKAISGTNLEQAKSHNRRVVIEAVRTNGPLSRAAIARMTALTAQTVSNIVEELERSHLLVAAKAQKLARGQPIIPYSINPSGAYSIGLELGRQRASGVLTDLSGVVCARIERHVEHADPLTAMPVLQSIVEDLQQAFAFDRNRLLGVGMALPGRYADGGTTSLSPQNLPGWQDFPVGHELEQRVKVPVLVENDATAAAIGERLHGVARGFASFVYLFLAGGGGIGAGMFLDGHLYKGSRNNAGEIGHIIVEPQGKLCSCGKRGCLDRYISPTVAYEFMGIANAEELLPDDLDALIAKGGEGLDAWLDQAVQPLRQTVDFLELAFDPQTIVLGGSISTSLMLRLAERLEPLHTPIDPGQKRTAPRVMIGMTGKDTAILGAAALPIFSETNPRFDVLQKPLG; encoded by the coding sequence ATGAAGGCGATCTCCGGCACGAACCTCGAACAGGCCAAGTCTCACAACCGGCGTGTGGTGATCGAGGCTGTCCGCACGAACGGCCCTCTGTCTCGCGCCGCGATCGCCCGGATGACCGCGCTGACGGCGCAGACCGTGTCCAATATCGTCGAGGAGCTGGAGAGGTCGCACCTTCTCGTCGCGGCCAAGGCGCAAAAGCTGGCACGCGGCCAGCCGATCATCCCCTACAGCATCAATCCGAGCGGCGCCTATTCGATCGGCCTGGAACTTGGCCGCCAGCGCGCAAGCGGAGTCCTGACCGATCTTTCCGGCGTCGTCTGCGCGCGCATCGAGCGCCATGTCGAGCATGCCGATCCTCTAACCGCCATGCCGGTGCTGCAATCCATCGTCGAAGATCTTCAACAGGCCTTCGCATTCGACCGGAACAGGCTGCTCGGCGTCGGAATGGCCCTGCCCGGCCGCTATGCCGACGGCGGCACCACTTCTCTCAGCCCACAGAACCTGCCCGGCTGGCAGGATTTTCCTGTGGGGCATGAATTAGAACAGCGGGTGAAGGTACCTGTGCTGGTTGAGAACGATGCGACGGCGGCAGCGATCGGCGAGCGCCTTCATGGCGTCGCCCGCGGTTTTGCCAGCTTCGTCTATCTTTTTCTCGCAGGCGGAGGCGGCATCGGCGCCGGGATGTTCCTCGACGGCCACCTCTACAAAGGCAGCCGCAACAATGCCGGCGAGATCGGGCACATCATCGTCGAACCGCAGGGCAAGCTTTGCAGCTGCGGCAAACGCGGCTGTCTGGATCGCTACATCTCGCCGACCGTCGCCTACGAATTCATGGGCATCGCCAACGCCGAGGAGCTTTTGCCAGACGATCTCGATGCGCTGATCGCCAAGGGCGGCGAGGGTCTGGACGCCTGGCTCGATCAGGCCGTGCAGCCGCTGCGCCAGACCGTCGATTTTCTGGAGCTTGCCTTCGATCCGCAGACCATCGTGCTCGGCGGCAGCATATCCACATCGTTGATGCTCCGGCTTGCGGAGCGGCTGGAGCCGCTGCACACCCCGATCGATCCCGGCCAGAAGCGCACCGCTCCTCGCGTCATGATCGGCATGACCGGCAAGGATACGGCGATCCTCGGCGCCGCCGCCCTGCCGATCTTCTCCGAGACGAATCCCAGGTTCGACGTCCTGCAAAAGCCGCTCGGTTGA
- a CDS encoding DUF6030 family protein, which produces MVPLRSNQRRLFWPALLISVLLLAGIAVFIREVRHAEDPIRPFEYRTLSKTARLSSAAVHPATVASPLPPISLSRHLIELPKLELTSQFLRMWLVSGPNICGALREGGIEMSEWKAASMRNRNYECYFQRIYERTEVRPLSSTFVRVRGNEMGDIVEIGAKLVGPETDAEGRLSPAVLRIFELIVKQACWPDFEDTLASIQNLRDVEHERFGSYLSFTREAGSENNFNFALGLKATSGPQMRTRTYFSKDRWLAAPNPLNAPGSFVLRDSLSTSISARCAQ; this is translated from the coding sequence ATGGTTCCATTGCGGAGCAACCAGCGCCGGCTGTTTTGGCCAGCGCTTTTGATATCCGTTTTGCTTCTTGCAGGCATCGCTGTTTTTATTCGTGAAGTCCGCCATGCCGAAGATCCGATCCGGCCTTTCGAATATCGAACTCTCAGTAAGACTGCCCGCTTGTCGAGCGCTGCCGTCCACCCCGCTACGGTGGCTTCTCCTCTTCCACCCATATCCCTCTCGCGGCATCTGATCGAGCTCCCGAAGCTCGAGTTGACAAGCCAGTTTCTGCGCATGTGGCTGGTCTCAGGGCCAAATATCTGCGGCGCTCTTCGTGAGGGTGGCATCGAGATGAGCGAATGGAAAGCCGCATCGATGCGCAATCGCAACTATGAATGCTACTTCCAGCGCATCTACGAACGGACCGAGGTGCGCCCCTTGAGTTCGACTTTCGTCAGGGTTCGCGGAAATGAAATGGGCGATATCGTTGAAATCGGTGCCAAGTTGGTTGGGCCGGAGACAGATGCCGAGGGGCGCCTCTCCCCCGCCGTCCTGCGCATTTTCGAGCTCATTGTGAAGCAGGCGTGCTGGCCTGATTTCGAGGATACGCTCGCGTCGATCCAAAACCTTCGCGATGTCGAACACGAACGGTTCGGCTCCTATCTCAGCTTCACGCGCGAAGCCGGCAGCGAAAATAACTTCAATTTCGCTCTTGGCCTGAAGGCGACTTCGGGTCCGCAGATGCGAACCAGAACCTATTTTTCGAAAGACCGCTGGCTGGCCGCGCCAAATCCCCTCAATGCTCCTGGGAGCTTCGTGCTCAGGGACAGTTTGAGCACGTCCATATCAGCCCGTTGCGCTCAATGA